One segment of Prosthecobacter sp. DNA contains the following:
- the rpmF gene encoding 50S ribosomal protein L32: MANPKRRQSKSRQRMRQGANRWKAPTLKSCPECGTTVPGHVACPSCGYYRGRQVISKVAGES; encoded by the coding sequence ATGGCCAATCCGAAGCGCAGACAATCCAAGAGCCGCCAACGCATGCGTCAAGGCGCAAACCGCTGGAAGGCGCCCACCCTTAAGAGCTGCCCCGAATGCGGCACCACCGTCCCCGGCCACGTCGCCTGCCCTTCCTGCGGCTACTACCGCGGCCGTCAGGTGATCAGCAAGGTCGCCGGCGAAAGCTGA
- the acpS gene encoding holo-ACP synthase has translation MKPTGIGIDLVEVSRIRELLEKHGQRFKERTFTAAEIAYCDACAEPAMHYAARFAAKEAVAKALGTGIWAEGVNWTDIEVVRETSGKPMITLHGMAKEHAGDASCLVSLTHTRELAMAQVLLA, from the coding sequence ATGAAACCCACCGGCATCGGCATTGATCTCGTCGAGGTGTCCCGCATCCGCGAGTTGCTGGAAAAGCACGGCCAGCGCTTCAAAGAGCGCACCTTCACGGCGGCGGAGATCGCCTACTGCGATGCCTGCGCTGAACCGGCGATGCACTACGCGGCACGATTCGCCGCCAAAGAGGCCGTGGCCAAGGCCCTCGGCACCGGCATCTGGGCCGAAGGCGTGAACTGGACCGACATCGAAGTCGTGCGCGAGACCAGTGGCAAACCGATGATCACCCTGCATGGCATGGCCAAAGAACACGCCGGCGACGCCTCCTGCCTCGTGAGCCTGACACATACCCGTGAGCTGGCCATGGCGCAGGTTTTGCTGGCGTGA
- the coaD gene encoding pantetheine-phosphate adenylyltransferase: protein MRRAIYPGSFDPITNGHLDVLQRAAGIFDNLIIAVARDNTKQSLFSVEERVELIRSATAEINGIEVMPFEGLLVNFARKHKAIALVRGLRAVSDFEFEFQLALMNRKLEPNLETLFLMPREEYTYISSRLVKEICRLGGHIDQFVPPNVALALRSKLQ, encoded by the coding sequence ATGCGACGCGCGATCTATCCCGGCAGCTTTGACCCTATCACCAACGGCCACCTCGACGTGTTGCAGCGTGCGGCGGGCATTTTTGACAATCTCATCATCGCCGTGGCCCGGGACAATACGAAGCAGAGCCTCTTCAGTGTGGAGGAACGCGTCGAGCTCATCCGCTCCGCCACCGCCGAGATCAATGGCATCGAGGTCATGCCGTTCGAGGGCCTGCTGGTGAATTTTGCCCGCAAACACAAGGCCATCGCCCTCGTGCGCGGCCTTCGCGCGGTATCCGACTTCGAATTCGAGTTCCAACTCGCCCTCATGAATCGTAAATTGGAACCGAACCTCGAAACCCTGTTCCTCATGCCCCGCGAAGAGTACACCTATATCAGCAGCCGTTTGGTGAAAGAAATCTGCCGTCTGGGTGGCCACATTGATCAGTTCGTTCCTCCAAACGTGGCGCTGGCGTTGCGGTCCAAGCTTCAATAA
- a CDS encoding DUF177 domain-containing protein — protein MHRPFQIDLRSIPEGGKDISGQEPPAFFALDEKDPVQPISPLKYELHLERDGSDLLVSGRLEATFSLECGGCLERFEFRVELADYASEIEIAKDGTINLTDTIREDTLLALPSYPRCEDGNVRPRQCPAEGRFEPALETAEEEPQSAGPGVWEALNKLN, from the coding sequence ATGCACCGCCCCTTTCAAATCGACCTGCGCTCCATCCCCGAGGGAGGCAAAGACATCTCCGGCCAGGAACCGCCCGCCTTCTTCGCCTTGGACGAAAAAGACCCCGTTCAGCCCATTTCCCCGCTGAAGTATGAGCTCCATCTGGAGCGCGACGGCAGCGATCTCCTCGTCAGCGGCCGGCTGGAGGCCACCTTCAGCCTCGAATGCGGCGGCTGCCTGGAACGCTTCGAGTTCCGGGTGGAACTGGCCGATTACGCCTCCGAAATCGAGATTGCGAAGGATGGTACGATCAACTTGACGGATACCATCCGGGAAGATACTCTCCTGGCCCTTCCGAGCTACCCACGCTGTGAGGACGGCAATGTCCGGCCTCGTCAGTGTCCCGCCGAAGGCAGGTTTGAACCCGCGCTGGAAACAGCCGAAGAAGAACCTCAAAGTGCGGGCCCGGGTGTGTGGGAAGCCTTAAACAAGTTGAACTAG
- a CDS encoding ATP-binding cassette domain-containing protein, giving the protein MIQVKNLIKVFGTKVAVDDVSFSVEKGEVLGFLGPNGAGKSTTMRMVTGYFRPTGGSVKLCGIDMLEEPELAKQRLGYLPENAPLYSDMTVASFLAFCAEMRGLHGSARTKAIDRVLDMCFLDNVRNQSVDTLSKGYRHRTCFAQSIIHDPDVLILDEPTDGLDPNQKHEVRSMIKRMGQNKAIIFSTHILEEVEAACSRAIIIDRGKVVADGTPESLKKLVPGANSLDEVFRSITKPDTAKKAA; this is encoded by the coding sequence ATGATCCAAGTTAAGAACCTCATCAAAGTGTTCGGCACCAAGGTGGCAGTCGATGATGTCTCCTTCTCCGTGGAAAAAGGTGAAGTGCTCGGCTTCCTCGGGCCGAACGGCGCCGGCAAATCCACCACCATGCGCATGGTCACCGGTTACTTCCGCCCCACCGGCGGCAGCGTGAAACTCTGCGGCATCGACATGCTGGAGGAGCCGGAATTAGCGAAGCAGCGCCTCGGCTACCTGCCGGAAAACGCCCCGCTCTACTCCGACATGACGGTGGCCAGCTTCCTGGCCTTCTGTGCCGAAATGCGCGGCCTGCACGGCTCCGCACGCACCAAGGCCATCGACCGCGTGCTGGACATGTGCTTCCTCGACAACGTGCGCAATCAGAGCGTTGACACGCTCTCCAAAGGCTACCGCCACCGCACCTGCTTCGCGCAAAGCATCATCCACGACCCCGATGTGCTCATTCTCGACGAGCCGACCGATGGCCTCGACCCGAATCAGAAGCACGAGGTGCGCAGCATGATCAAGCGCATGGGCCAGAACAAGGCCATCATCTTCTCCACGCACATTCTGGAGGAGGTCGAGGCCGCCTGCTCGCGTGCCATCATCATCGACCGCGGCAAAGTCGTGGCCGACGGCACGCCGGAAAGCCTCAAGAAGCTCGTCCCCGGCGCGAACTCGCTCGACG
- a CDS encoding pyridoxine 5'-phosphate synthase, whose product MPQPNLLLGVNIDHVVTLRQARYRAMLESPNAEPSALTAALEAEAAGAHSITVHLRADRRHIQDADVRLLQSKITTKLNLEMGNTREILDIALEVRPHFVCMVPENREEVTTEGGLDVAGQRESLRGTVKALSDNGTRVSMFIDPDLEQVRASAEIGAAMIELHTGTFANHTGAERAAEVRRLCAAAELGHELGLQINAGHGLTTSNLPDLWAVPHLAELNIGHHIVSRAVFIGLREAVKEMLAVMATYRD is encoded by the coding sequence ATGCCCCAACCCAATCTGCTCCTCGGAGTCAACATCGACCATGTCGTGACCCTGCGTCAGGCACGCTATCGTGCCATGCTGGAGTCGCCCAACGCGGAGCCTTCCGCGCTGACAGCGGCCTTGGAGGCCGAGGCTGCGGGAGCCCACTCGATCACCGTGCATTTGCGAGCCGACCGGCGTCACATCCAGGATGCCGATGTGCGGCTGCTGCAGAGCAAGATCACCACAAAGCTGAATCTGGAAATGGGCAACACCCGCGAGATCCTGGACATCGCCCTGGAAGTGCGGCCCCATTTTGTGTGCATGGTGCCGGAAAACCGCGAGGAGGTGACGACGGAAGGCGGTCTCGATGTGGCGGGCCAGCGTGAATCCCTGCGCGGAACCGTGAAGGCGCTCAGCGACAACGGCACCCGCGTCAGCATGTTCATCGACCCGGACCTCGAACAAGTGCGCGCCAGCGCCGAAATCGGCGCGGCCATGATCGAACTGCACACCGGCACCTTCGCCAATCACACCGGTGCCGAACGTGCCGCCGAGGTGCGGCGTCTGTGCGCGGCGGCCGAGCTGGGACATGAGCTGGGCCTGCAAATCAATGCCGGGCATGGGCTCACGACGAGCAATCTTCCCGACCTCTGGGCCGTTCCGCATCTCGCGGAGTTGAACATCGGTCATCACATTGTTTCGCGTGCCGTGTTCATCGGCCTGCGTGAAGCGGTGAAAGAAATGCTGGCGGTCATGGCGACCTATCGCGACTGA
- the acpP gene encoding acyl carrier protein, giving the protein MAENITEKVRDIIVEQLGVNPEQVTPEAKFIEDLGADSLDTVELVMAFEDEFGIDVPDEEAEKLQSVGDVVRYVEENAE; this is encoded by the coding sequence ATGGCAGAAAACATCACAGAAAAAGTCAGAGACATCATCGTTGAACAGCTCGGCGTGAACCCCGAGCAGGTCACCCCCGAAGCCAAGTTCATCGAAGATCTCGGCGCCGACTCCCTCGACACCGTCGAGCTGGTGATGGCCTTCGAGGACGAGTTCGGCATCGACGTGCCGGATGAAGAAGCTGAAAAACTCCAGTCCGTTGGCGACGTCGTCCGCTACGTCGAAGAAAACGCCGAGTAA
- a CDS encoding MGMT family protein, producing MTPFQQRVYEFIREVPRGKVTTYRAIAKALHCRSAQAIGQALKRNPLAPEVPCHRVIRADLTLGGYSGQTAGKKMREKLALLKSEGVEFVDGRLKDSARVWPEE from the coding sequence ATGACACCGTTTCAGCAGAGAGTTTATGAGTTCATCCGCGAAGTGCCGCGGGGAAAGGTGACGACCTACCGCGCGATTGCGAAGGCGCTGCATTGTCGCTCAGCTCAGGCGATCGGGCAGGCTCTCAAACGCAACCCGCTGGCTCCCGAGGTGCCCTGCCATCGTGTGATTCGCGCGGATCTGACGCTTGGGGGTTATTCCGGTCAAACTGCGGGTAAGAAGATGCGTGAGAAATTGGCGCTGCTGAAGTCTGAAGGCGTGGAGTTCGTGGACGGACGGCTCAAAGATTCCGCCAGAGTGTGGCCTGAAGAATGA